A stretch of Mycobacterium sp. ITM-2016-00316 DNA encodes these proteins:
- the helR gene encoding RNA polymerase recycling motor ATPase HelR encodes MTTQDYQAELEAEREYVAALYDRLDAERARAKDRYSAALKGDIDKQDGSTLVSRDADVRALGKEVSRLDVADSGLCFGQLESIEGERSYIGRIGLFDNENDYEPLLLDWRAPAARAFYVATAASPENMRRRRQFHTRGRKVLDFTDEVLGRPGPDEPDGSSDAALLAAVNAPRTEGMSDIVATIQAEQDEIIRLDQSGVLVIEGGPGTGKTVVALHRVAYLLYTQRERMERHGVLVIGPSPAFLNHVGRVLPSLGETNVVFMTTGDLVPGLHTTAEDTPDAARAKGSLKMLEVLKAAVADRQRTPEEPLPIKLADVTVEINAEAAAWAIQEAREAGLPHNDARAVFTDVITWVLTERAIARIGKGWLTRDDKQAWEHLRAELLDELEDHDAFKAALDELWPELTPESLLGALYESPGRLAAAGADESLWRQDGRAWTVSDVPLLDELVDLLGGIKPDAAAEKERQEEAAYAAGVLDLMVAREDLMDDEDHLIAADLIGAEELADRFIEQDNRELAERAAADRDWTYRHVVVDEAQELSEMDWRVLMRRCPARSFTIVGDLAQRRSEAGARSWDAMLAPHVKKRWAYRPLTVNYRTPAEIMAVAAAVLSEFAPGIQPPESVRSCGVQPWSKKVSEDELEMAIKEFVEDEAAREGTSVVIGPPGVPGTVPAALTKGLEFDAVLVVAPERIIADGPRGAAELYVALTRATQRLGVLHHGDLPPALKGLDLKNA; translated from the coding sequence ATGACAACTCAGGACTATCAGGCGGAACTAGAGGCCGAGCGCGAATACGTGGCCGCGCTGTATGACCGGCTGGACGCCGAACGGGCGCGCGCCAAGGACCGCTACTCCGCGGCACTCAAGGGCGATATCGACAAGCAGGACGGTTCCACCCTGGTGAGCCGCGACGCCGACGTGCGCGCGCTGGGCAAAGAGGTCAGCAGGCTCGACGTGGCCGACAGCGGATTGTGCTTCGGCCAACTTGAGAGCATCGAGGGTGAGCGGTCCTACATCGGGCGGATCGGGCTGTTCGACAACGAGAACGACTACGAGCCACTGCTGCTGGACTGGCGGGCACCCGCGGCTCGGGCGTTCTACGTGGCCACCGCCGCCAGCCCGGAGAACATGCGGCGCCGGCGCCAGTTCCACACCCGCGGGCGCAAAGTCCTCGATTTCACCGACGAGGTACTGGGCCGCCCAGGACCCGATGAACCGGACGGGTCCAGTGACGCGGCCCTGCTGGCGGCAGTCAACGCGCCGCGCACCGAGGGCATGAGCGATATCGTCGCGACGATTCAGGCCGAGCAGGACGAGATCATCCGGCTCGATCAATCCGGGGTGCTCGTCATCGAGGGCGGTCCGGGCACCGGAAAGACGGTGGTCGCGCTGCACCGCGTCGCCTACCTGCTGTACACCCAGCGCGAACGAATGGAGCGGCACGGGGTGCTGGTCATCGGGCCCAGCCCGGCGTTCCTCAACCATGTCGGCCGGGTGCTGCCCTCGCTCGGCGAGACCAATGTGGTCTTCATGACCACCGGCGATCTGGTCCCCGGGCTGCACACCACTGCCGAGGACACCCCGGATGCCGCGCGGGCCAAAGGTTCGTTGAAAATGCTCGAGGTCCTCAAAGCCGCCGTCGCCGACCGTCAGCGCACCCCCGAGGAGCCGCTGCCCATCAAGCTGGCCGACGTCACGGTCGAGATCAACGCCGAGGCCGCGGCCTGGGCCATCCAGGAGGCGCGCGAGGCGGGTCTGCCGCACAACGACGCCCGGGCGGTGTTCACCGACGTGATCACCTGGGTGCTCACCGAACGCGCGATCGCACGAATCGGCAAGGGCTGGTTGACCCGTGACGACAAGCAGGCCTGGGAGCACCTACGCGCCGAACTGCTCGACGAGCTCGAAGATCACGACGCGTTCAAGGCCGCGCTGGACGAGCTGTGGCCGGAGCTGACACCGGAATCGCTGCTGGGGGCGCTCTACGAGTCCCCCGGACGGCTCGCGGCCGCTGGTGCCGATGAGTCGTTGTGGCGACAGGACGGGCGGGCCTGGACGGTGTCGGATGTCCCACTGCTCGACGAGCTGGTGGATCTGCTGGGCGGAATCAAACCCGATGCGGCCGCGGAGAAGGAACGCCAGGAGGAGGCGGCGTACGCCGCCGGCGTGCTGGACCTGATGGTGGCCCGCGAGGACCTGATGGACGACGAGGACCATCTGATCGCCGCCGACCTGATCGGCGCCGAGGAACTGGCCGACAGGTTTATCGAACAGGACAACCGCGAACTGGCCGAACGTGCTGCCGCGGACCGGGATTGGACCTACCGCCACGTGGTGGTCGACGAAGCCCAGGAGCTCTCCGAGATGGACTGGCGGGTGCTGATGCGGCGCTGCCCGGCCCGGTCCTTCACCATCGTCGGCGACCTGGCGCAACGTCGTTCCGAAGCGGGTGCGCGGTCCTGGGACGCCATGCTTGCCCCGCATGTGAAAAAGCGCTGGGCCTATCGGCCGCTGACGGTGAACTACCGCACCCCGGCGGAGATCATGGCCGTCGCCGCCGCGGTGCTGTCCGAGTTCGCGCCGGGCATTCAGCCACCGGAATCGGTGCGCTCATGCGGTGTGCAGCCGTGGTCGAAGAAGGTGAGCGAAGACGAACTTGAGATGGCCATCAAGGAATTCGTCGAAGACGAGGCTGCCCGCGAGGGCACCAGCGTGGTGATCGGGCCGCCCGGGGTGCCCGGCACGGTGCCGGCCGCGCTGACCAAGGGCCTGGAGTTCGACGCCGTCCTGGTGGTGGCACCGGAGCGGATCATCGCCGACGGTCCACGCGGAGCGGCCGAACTCTACGTGGCCCTGACCCGCGCCACGCAGCGCCTCGGCGTGCTGCACCACGGCGACCTCCCGCCAGCACTGAAAGGGCTTGACCTGAAGAACGCTTGA
- a CDS encoding TIGR03620 family F420-dependent LLM class oxidoreductase, with amino-acid sequence MSAIGLASSNPYTDDADVVTEEARHAQDLGYATLWRSGDLPMVAAAVRATTTIPVATGIISVSRVPAADVIALHADLGPGRFVAGIGGAHGPRPLQTITGYLDELDAAGIRAGVLAALGPNMLALARERAGGAYPYLVTPEYVAQARNQLGADRTLAVLQMVIPLSDRDDARRAAAGPLEFLAWKPGGYRRNLLRQGFTETDIDQVSDRLLDGITAWGEPQRIAERVAEYHAAGADQVVLRIVGADDIVAWRSKLAAALID; translated from the coding sequence ATGAGTGCGATCGGGCTGGCCAGCAGCAATCCCTACACCGACGATGCAGACGTCGTCACCGAGGAAGCACGCCACGCCCAAGACCTCGGATACGCCACCCTGTGGCGTTCCGGCGATCTGCCGATGGTCGCGGCGGCGGTGCGGGCCACCACCACCATCCCGGTGGCCACAGGGATCATCTCGGTGTCGCGGGTGCCGGCCGCCGACGTCATCGCGCTGCACGCCGACCTGGGACCCGGCCGGTTCGTGGCGGGAATTGGTGGCGCGCATGGCCCGCGGCCACTGCAGACCATCACCGGGTACCTCGACGAACTGGACGCGGCCGGCATCCGCGCCGGGGTGCTGGCCGCGCTCGGGCCGAACATGCTGGCGCTGGCGCGCGAACGTGCCGGAGGCGCGTACCCCTATTTGGTGACACCCGAGTATGTGGCGCAGGCCAGAAACCAACTCGGTGCGGACCGCACCCTGGCGGTGCTGCAGATGGTGATTCCGCTGAGCGACCGCGACGATGCGCGCCGCGCGGCAGCCGGCCCGCTGGAGTTCCTGGCGTGGAAGCCCGGCGGCTACCGCCGAAACCTGTTGCGCCAGGGGTTCACCGAAACCGATATCGATCAGGTGAGCGACCGGCTGCTCGATGGCATCACCGCCTGGGGTGAACCGCAGCGCATCGCCGAACGCGTTGCCGAGTACCACGCGGCCGGCGCCGATCAGGTGGTGCTGCGCATCGTCGGCGCGGATGACATCGTCGCGTGGCGCTCGAAACTTGCTGCGGCGCTGATCGATTAA
- a CDS encoding DUF2537 domain-containing protein has protein sequence MTEAETPWGTGLTVAAFVAAVVGVAIVVLSRGLISIHPLLAVGLNLVAVGGLAPTVWGWRRKPVLRWFVLGSAVGVAVGWIVALALAFS, from the coding sequence GTGACCGAAGCCGAGACTCCCTGGGGCACCGGCCTGACGGTGGCGGCCTTCGTGGCCGCGGTGGTGGGCGTGGCGATCGTGGTCCTGAGCCGCGGGTTGATCAGCATCCATCCGCTGCTGGCGGTGGGCCTCAATCTGGTCGCCGTCGGAGGTTTGGCGCCCACGGTGTGGGGCTGGCGCCGCAAGCCGGTCTTGCGGTGGTTCGTGTTGGGATCCGCGGTCGGGGTGGCGGTCGGCTGGATTGTCGCGCTGGCCCTCGCTTTCTCTTAA
- a CDS encoding RNA methyltransferase: MKAPELAHIVDIEDPADPRLDDFRDLNSVDRRPDLPSGKGLVIAEGVLVVQRMLASRFRPRALLGTDRRLGELTEDLTGVDVPFYRATAEVMAAAVGFHLNRGVLAAAPRPGELTVDEVIGDARTVAVLEGVNDHENLGSIFRNAAGLGVDGVLFGAGCADPLYRRAVRVSMGHALLVPYAWAASWPEDLEVLRTKGFRVLAMTPNPAAPTLASAMTDLAGDKVAMMVGAEGPGLKEHTMRSADVRVRIPMARGTDSLNVATAAALAFYERARLDP; the protein is encoded by the coding sequence ATGAAGGCGCCTGAACTGGCGCACATAGTCGATATCGAGGATCCCGCCGATCCGCGCCTCGATGATTTCCGCGACCTCAACAGCGTCGACCGCCGCCCCGACCTGCCGAGCGGCAAGGGACTGGTGATCGCCGAGGGTGTGCTGGTGGTGCAGCGCATGCTGGCCTCCCGATTCCGCCCGCGCGCACTGCTGGGCACCGATCGCAGGCTGGGGGAGCTGACCGAGGACCTGACCGGTGTCGACGTCCCGTTCTACCGGGCAACCGCGGAGGTGATGGCCGCCGCGGTGGGGTTTCACCTCAACCGCGGTGTGCTGGCCGCCGCGCCACGGCCGGGCGAGCTGACCGTCGACGAGGTGATCGGGGATGCGCGCACCGTGGCGGTGCTCGAGGGCGTCAACGACCACGAGAACCTGGGCTCGATCTTCCGCAACGCCGCCGGACTGGGCGTCGACGGTGTGCTCTTCGGTGCCGGATGTGCGGACCCGCTGTACCGCCGGGCGGTGCGGGTCTCGATGGGGCATGCCCTGCTGGTGCCCTACGCGTGGGCAGCGTCCTGGCCGGAAGATCTGGAGGTGTTGCGCACCAAAGGCTTCCGGGTACTGGCGATGACACCGAATCCCGCCGCGCCGACGCTGGCATCGGCGATGACCGACCTGGCGGGGGACAAGGTGGCGATGATGGTCGGCGCCGAGGGGCCGGGCCTCAAGGAGCACACCATGCGCTCCGCCGATGTGCGGGTGCGCATCCCGATGGCGCGGGGCACCGATTCACTGAACGTCGCCACCGCCGCCGCGCTGGCCTTCTATGAGCGCGCTAGGTTGGACCCGTGA
- a CDS encoding MarR family transcriptional regulator, whose protein sequence is MTDDVDARLPSDLSLAVVRLARQLRFRRPDSPVSLTQLSALATVFKEGPMTPGALAARERVRPPSMTRVIASLVDLGFVDRSAHPDDGRQVLVSVSAAGVDLIEAERRASREWLTQRLAALTAAERATLLAAADLMLAIVDEGA, encoded by the coding sequence GTGACTGACGACGTAGATGCCCGGTTACCGAGCGATCTGTCGTTGGCCGTGGTGCGGCTGGCACGTCAGCTCCGATTCCGTCGGCCCGATTCGCCGGTGTCGCTCACGCAGTTGTCGGCGCTGGCCACGGTGTTCAAGGAGGGCCCGATGACCCCCGGCGCGCTGGCCGCCCGCGAGCGGGTCCGCCCCCCGTCGATGACCCGGGTGATCGCCTCGCTGGTGGATCTCGGGTTCGTCGACCGGTCCGCGCACCCCGACGACGGCCGGCAGGTGCTGGTCTCGGTGTCCGCGGCCGGCGTCGATCTCATCGAGGCCGAGCGCCGGGCCAGCCGGGAATGGCTGACCCAGCGACTGGCCGCGTTGACCGCTGCGGAGCGGGCCACGCTGCTGGCCGCCGCGGACCTGATGCTGGCCATCGTGGATGAAGGCGCCTGA
- a CDS encoding DUF2530 domain-containing protein: MTANPPPEPPALPARLLEPAPVIIVLALGWLIAVALAFTVPGLHEWRPITIAGLGVGLLGTSIFLLQRRSARRGDRGAQQGLT, from the coding sequence ATGACCGCGAATCCGCCGCCCGAGCCGCCTGCGCTGCCCGCGCGGTTGCTCGAACCGGCACCGGTGATCATCGTGCTCGCCCTCGGCTGGCTGATCGCCGTGGCGCTGGCCTTCACCGTTCCCGGCCTGCACGAGTGGCGGCCGATCACGATTGCCGGGCTGGGCGTCGGCCTGCTCGGCACCTCCATCTTCCTGCTGCAGCGTCGCTCCGCCCGTCGCGGTGACCGTGGTGCCCAGCAGGGTCTGACCTGA
- a CDS encoding SRPBCC family protein: MGAPLLQAQIDIAAPPATVWALISDLKKMPQWSPQTRAMKMFGPLRVGAKTVNFNRRRLLVWPTSSTITVVEPERKLAFRVDANGTEWSYELEPIDGGTRVVESRRAPNGIKKFSTVTVNAVMGGVPSFENELVEGMNETLSRLKAAAEGA; the protein is encoded by the coding sequence ATGGGAGCCCCGCTACTGCAGGCGCAGATCGACATCGCCGCTCCGCCGGCCACGGTGTGGGCGCTGATCTCGGACCTGAAGAAGATGCCGCAGTGGAGCCCGCAGACCCGGGCGATGAAGATGTTCGGCCCACTGCGCGTCGGCGCCAAGACGGTGAACTTCAACCGGCGCCGCCTGCTGGTCTGGCCGACCAGCAGCACCATCACCGTGGTCGAGCCGGAGCGCAAGCTGGCCTTCCGCGTCGATGCGAACGGCACCGAATGGAGCTACGAGCTCGAGCCGATCGACGGCGGCACCCGGGTCGTGGAAAGCCGCCGCGCACCCAACGGCATCAAGAAGTTCTCCACGGTCACGGTGAACGCCGTGATGGGCGGGGTGCCCAGCTTCGAGAACGAACTCGTCGAGGGGATGAACGAGACGCTGAGTCGGCTCAAGGCCGCTGCCGAAGGCGCCTAG
- a CDS encoding DUF3027 domain-containing protein: MDSMTEVTEQAPDIELPQERPPALEALLMGAVDTARSAVEELSGPDSVGEYLGAVFDDQTAATHRFLAVLPGYQGWQWAVVVAGYPGTDHVTISEAVLVPGPTALLAPQWVPWDQRVQPGDLGPGDLLATPPDDPRLVPGYMSSGDPELDELAGEVGLGRRRVLSLEGRLDAAERWHDGEFGPASAMARATRRTCRECGFYVPLSGSLGTLFGVCCNELSADGRVVECEYGCGAHSDTPVPAGTGSPLYVPYDDGVLDLNT, encoded by the coding sequence ATGGACAGCATGACGGAAGTGACCGAGCAGGCCCCGGATATCGAGCTGCCGCAAGAACGGCCGCCGGCACTGGAGGCCCTGCTGATGGGCGCCGTCGATACCGCCCGTAGCGCCGTCGAGGAACTCAGTGGCCCCGACAGCGTGGGCGAGTACCTCGGCGCGGTGTTCGACGATCAGACGGCGGCCACGCACCGCTTCCTGGCCGTGCTACCCGGTTACCAGGGCTGGCAGTGGGCCGTCGTGGTGGCCGGCTATCCGGGCACCGACCATGTGACCATCAGTGAAGCAGTGCTGGTCCCCGGCCCCACGGCGCTGCTGGCGCCGCAGTGGGTGCCCTGGGATCAGCGTGTCCAGCCGGGTGACCTCGGCCCCGGCGACCTGCTCGCCACCCCGCCCGACGACCCGCGCCTGGTGCCGGGCTACATGTCCAGTGGCGATCCCGAACTCGACGAGTTGGCCGGTGAGGTCGGACTCGGCCGCCGCCGGGTGCTCAGCCTGGAAGGCCGCCTCGACGCCGCCGAGCGCTGGCATGACGGTGAGTTCGGACCGGCGTCGGCGATGGCTCGCGCCACCCGCCGGACGTGCCGCGAATGTGGTTTCTACGTCCCGCTGTCCGGATCTCTGGGCACGCTGTTCGGGGTCTGCTGCAACGAGTTGTCCGCCGACGGGCGCGTCGTGGAGTGCGAATACGGCTGCGGCGCCCATTCGGACACCCCGGTGCCCGCGGGCACCGGTTCGCCGCTCTACGTGCCGTATGACGACGGCGTGCTCGACCTGAACACCTAG
- a CDS encoding MFS transporter, translating to MANYPSDGEMPRRGQMPRGGQGSSQTPSANRWLPPLDDHDAARRRTDPPPRAGAAAGERVTVTRAAAQRSREMGSKMYGLVHRAATADGADKSGLTALTWPVVANFAVDAAMAVALANTLFFAAASGESKSKVALYLLITIAPFAVIAPLIGPALDRLQHGRRIALAMSFAARTVLAVVLIANYDGATGSFPSWVLYPCALGMMVLSKSFSVLRSAVTPRVLPPTIDLVRVNSRLTTFGLLGGTVIGGGLAAGAEYLFNMFELPGALYVLVAATVGGAFLAMRIPKWVEVTAGEVPTTLSYHGGTDQLRRHPERSAARQPLGRNIITSLWGNCTIKVMVGFLFLYPAFVAKAHGDGGWEQLRILGLIGAAAAIGNFTGNFTAARLKLGRPALLVVRAAIAVTLSALAAALTGNLIVVAVATLITSGASAIAKASLDASLQDDLPEESRASAFGRSESVLQLAWVIGGATGVLIYTELWAGFTAITAILIVGLAQTLVSYNGASLIPGFGGNRPILAETEGGPLNYSGSTAAGRR from the coding sequence ATGGCGAACTATCCGAGCGACGGCGAAATGCCCCGCCGAGGGCAGATGCCCCGGGGTGGGCAGGGCAGCTCGCAGACACCGAGCGCCAACCGTTGGTTGCCGCCCCTTGACGACCACGACGCCGCGCGGCGCCGCACCGATCCCCCACCGAGGGCCGGCGCCGCCGCCGGCGAGCGCGTCACCGTCACCCGCGCGGCCGCCCAGCGCAGCCGGGAGATGGGTTCCAAGATGTACGGGCTGGTGCACCGGGCCGCCACCGCCGATGGCGCAGACAAGTCCGGGCTGACGGCGCTGACGTGGCCGGTGGTCGCGAACTTCGCCGTCGACGCCGCCATGGCCGTCGCACTGGCCAACACGCTGTTCTTCGCCGCGGCCTCCGGGGAGAGCAAGAGCAAGGTCGCGCTGTACCTGCTCATCACCATCGCTCCCTTCGCGGTGATCGCGCCGCTGATCGGTCCGGCGCTGGACCGTCTGCAGCACGGCCGCCGGATCGCACTGGCGATGTCGTTTGCGGCCCGCACCGTGCTCGCGGTGGTGCTGATCGCCAACTATGACGGTGCCACCGGCAGCTTCCCGTCCTGGGTGCTCTACCCGTGTGCGCTCGGAATGATGGTGCTTTCCAAGTCATTCAGCGTGTTACGCAGCGCGGTGACGCCACGGGTGCTGCCGCCGACCATCGATCTGGTCCGGGTGAACTCCCGGCTGACGACGTTCGGCCTGCTCGGCGGGACGGTGATCGGCGGCGGCCTGGCGGCCGGCGCGGAGTACCTGTTCAACATGTTCGAGCTGCCCGGGGCGCTGTACGTACTGGTGGCCGCGACCGTCGGCGGCGCCTTCCTGGCGATGCGGATCCCGAAGTGGGTCGAGGTCACCGCCGGTGAGGTGCCGACCACCCTGAGCTACCACGGCGGTACCGATCAGCTGCGTCGTCATCCGGAGCGTTCGGCGGCACGGCAGCCGCTGGGCCGCAACATCATCACCTCGCTGTGGGGTAACTGCACCATCAAGGTGATGGTCGGATTCCTGTTCCTCTATCCGGCGTTCGTCGCGAAGGCCCACGGCGACGGCGGCTGGGAACAGCTGCGCATCCTCGGCCTGATCGGTGCGGCCGCGGCGATCGGCAACTTCACCGGAAACTTCACCGCGGCCCGCCTCAAACTGGGCCGCCCGGCGCTGCTGGTGGTCCGCGCGGCGATCGCGGTGACGCTGTCGGCCCTGGCCGCCGCGCTCACCGGCAACCTGATCGTCGTCGCGGTGGCCACCCTCATCACCTCGGGCGCCAGCGCCATCGCGAAGGCCTCCCTGGACGCCTCGCTGCAGGACGATCTTCCCGAGGAGTCGCGGGCGTCGGCGTTCGGCCGTTCCGAGTCGGTACTCCAGCTGGCCTGGGTGATCGGCGGGGCGACCGGAGTGCTGATCTACACCGAACTGTGGGCGGGGTTCACCGCCATCACCGCAATTCTCATTGTCGGGCTGGCGCAGACACTGGTCAGCTACAACGGCGCATCACTCATCCCGGGCTTCGGCGGCAACCGCCCGATCCTGGCCGAAACCGAAGGCGGACCCCTGAATTACTCCGGAAGCACCGCGGCGGGCCGACGATGA
- a CDS encoding DUF2771 domain-containing protein, producing MKRAVALLAVVALLSTAGTGVLVWQLSKDHGPRYPEISAYSHGKTVRVGPYFYCDVVNLDACENPETTGELTVTSRGPVQLAVDPPIADAPWLLLRTYEDAEAPVAQEFRPGVAQAITVPSVDALYGKLTGIVVQLPTLVRDEAGNEFPLPHAEWSVRTIWDPAAEYSESVTDFHPAE from the coding sequence ATGAAGCGGGCGGTGGCGCTGCTCGCGGTGGTGGCGTTGCTCTCCACCGCGGGCACCGGCGTGCTGGTGTGGCAGCTGAGCAAGGACCACGGCCCGCGCTATCCCGAGATCAGCGCGTACTCGCACGGCAAAACGGTGCGGGTGGGGCCGTATTTCTACTGCGATGTGGTGAACCTCGACGCCTGCGAGAACCCGGAAACCACCGGCGAACTCACGGTGACATCGCGGGGTCCGGTGCAGCTTGCCGTGGATCCGCCCATCGCCGACGCGCCCTGGCTGCTGTTGCGCACCTATGAGGACGCCGAGGCTCCCGTCGCCCAGGAGTTCCGGCCGGGCGTCGCGCAGGCAATCACCGTGCCCAGCGTCGACGCGCTGTACGGCAAGCTGACCGGCATCGTGGTGCAGTTGCCGACGCTGGTGCGCGACGAAGCCGGCAACGAGTTCCCACTGCCGCACGCCGAGTGGTCGGTGCGGACGATCTGGGACCCGGCCGCTGAGTACTCGGAATCTGTGACGGACTTTCACCCGGCGGAGTGA
- a CDS encoding glutathione S-transferase family protein → MTYVNKQGEFNRDTNYISTRITADGRDGYPVEPGRYRLVVARACPWANRTIIVRRLLGLEDVMSIGFCGPTHDENSWTFDLDPGGVDPVLKIPRIQDAYFKRDPDYPKGITVPAIVDVPTGAVATNDFAQITLDFSTEWTEYHREGAPQLYPEHLRDEIDEVAKRVYTEVNNGVYRCGFAGSQEAYDKAYDRLFATLDWLTERLSTQRYLVGDTITEADVRLFTTLARFDPVYHGHFKCNRSKLAEMPVLWAYARDLFQTPGFGDTTDFVQIKQHYYIVHTDINPTQVVPKGPDLANWLAAHGREAMGGRPFGDGTPPGPTKSGEEVPAAHSAG, encoded by the coding sequence ATGACCTACGTCAACAAGCAGGGCGAGTTCAACCGGGACACCAACTACATCAGCACCCGCATCACCGCCGACGGCCGGGACGGCTACCCCGTCGAGCCCGGCCGGTACCGGCTCGTCGTTGCGCGGGCCTGCCCGTGGGCCAACCGCACCATCATCGTGCGGCGTCTGCTCGGCCTGGAAGACGTCATGTCCATCGGGTTTTGCGGGCCCACCCATGACGAGAACAGCTGGACCTTCGACCTCGACCCCGGCGGCGTCGACCCGGTCCTCAAGATCCCGCGGATCCAGGATGCCTACTTCAAGCGCGATCCGGACTACCCGAAGGGCATCACCGTGCCGGCCATCGTGGATGTGCCCACCGGCGCGGTGGCCACCAACGATTTCGCGCAGATCACCCTGGATTTCTCCACCGAGTGGACCGAGTATCACCGCGAGGGTGCGCCCCAGCTCTACCCAGAGCATCTGCGCGACGAGATCGACGAGGTCGCCAAGCGCGTCTACACCGAGGTGAACAACGGTGTGTACCGATGCGGGTTCGCCGGCTCGCAGGAGGCCTACGACAAGGCCTATGACCGGCTTTTCGCCACCCTGGACTGGCTGACCGAAAGGCTGTCCACCCAGCGGTATCTCGTCGGCGACACCATCACCGAGGCCGATGTCCGGCTGTTCACCACGCTGGCCCGGTTCGATCCCGTGTATCACGGGCACTTCAAGTGCAACCGGTCCAAGCTCGCCGAGATGCCCGTGCTGTGGGCCTATGCCCGCGACCTCTTCCAGACACCCGGGTTCGGGGACACCACCGACTTCGTGCAGATCAAGCAGCACTACTACATCGTGCACACCGACATCAATCCCACCCAAGTCGTCCCGAAGGGGCCCGACCTGGCGAACTGGCTGGCCGCGCACGGTCGGGAAGCCATGGGCGGCAGGCCTTTCGGTGACGGAACCCCGCCCGGTCCGACAAAATCCGGTGAGGAGGTCCCGGCCGCTCACTCCGCCGGGTGA
- a CDS encoding cold-shock protein — translation MPTGKVKWYDSEKGFGFLSQEEGEDVYVRSSALPAGVEGLKAGQKVEFGLAAGRRGPQALQVKLIDPPPSLAKTRREAVTVEHKHTPDELHGMVGDLITLLENTIQPDLRKGKYPDRKVARRVSEVVKAVAAELDA, via the coding sequence GTGCCGACCGGCAAGGTGAAGTGGTACGACTCCGAGAAGGGCTTCGGCTTCCTCTCTCAGGAGGAAGGCGAGGACGTCTACGTGCGTTCGTCGGCGCTGCCCGCAGGTGTCGAGGGACTCAAGGCCGGGCAGAAGGTGGAGTTCGGACTGGCTGCCGGGCGTCGTGGTCCGCAGGCGCTGCAGGTCAAGCTGATCGACCCGCCGCCGAGCCTGGCCAAGACGCGCCGCGAAGCGGTGACCGTCGAACACAAGCACACCCCCGATGAGCTGCACGGCATGGTCGGCGATCTGATCACCCTGCTGGAGAACACGATTCAGCCCGACCTGCGCAAGGGTAAGTACCCCGACCGCAAGGTCGCCCGCCGGGTGTCCGAGGTCGTCAAGGCTGTCGCTGCCGAACTCGACGCCTAG